A region of Halosolutus amylolyticus DNA encodes the following proteins:
- a CDS encoding deoxyuridine 5'-triphosphate nucleotidohydrolase produces MFRSGAFVADHVSPIDEEQVQPNGVDLTVDVVFEQLEPGRIGRDDKQIGDRIARPLEELEQKDPDTYYLPEGAYVARYGERIAIPEGHVGFVYPRSSLMRNSCMLNTAVWDAGYEGRGEGLLQVHHDVEIERGARIAQLVFAEANHEDVYDGSYQGEHIE; encoded by the coding sequence ATGTTCCGTTCAGGTGCGTTCGTCGCCGACCACGTCTCGCCGATCGACGAGGAGCAGGTCCAGCCCAACGGCGTCGATCTCACCGTCGACGTCGTCTTCGAGCAACTGGAACCCGGTCGGATCGGCCGGGACGACAAGCAGATCGGCGATCGGATCGCCCGCCCGCTCGAGGAACTCGAGCAGAAGGATCCCGACACCTACTACCTCCCCGAGGGAGCCTACGTCGCCCGCTACGGCGAGCGGATCGCGATCCCGGAGGGTCACGTCGGCTTCGTCTACCCGCGATCGTCGCTCATGCGCAACTCCTGTATGCTCAACACGGCGGTCTGGGACGCCGGCTACGAGGGCCGCGGCGAGGGTCTGTTGCAGGTCCACCACGACGTCGAGATCGAACGCGGGGCCCGGATCGCCCAGCTGGTGTTCGCCGAGGCGAACCACGAGGACGTCTACGACGGCAGCTACCAGGGCGAACATATCGAGTGA
- a CDS encoding aconitate hydratase: protein MGQTLTEKVLDDHLVEGELETGEEIGIEIDQVLTQDTTGTMVWLQFEAMGLDEVQTEIAAQYCDHQTYQFDFKNTDDHRFLRSAAGKYGAHFSRPGNGICHNVHRENFAAPGKTLLGSDSHTPTPGGLGQLAIGAGGIDVTVAMGGAPYYIEMPEIVNVRLEGELPEWATAKDIILEMLRRLSVKGGVGKILEYTGPGVETLTAPERMTITNMGTELGATTSIFPTDEQTQDYLERVGRGDEYVELQPDEDAEYDDEIVVDLSDLEPLIAQPSMPDNVVPVSEAAGQSVEQVIVGSCTNGGYEDILPVAKMLEGREVSMETETIVAPGSKQASEMLAREGWVAEMMAAGVNFSEATCGACIGIGHVPSSDSVSLRTFNRNFEGRSGIEDDNVYLCSPEVAAAAAIKGEIVDPRDLADELGDLEAPGVELPDEYTGSKTDLISPDEAVDDELIKGPNIGDVPLKDQLGSDIEGEALLKMEDNITTDHIIPATQDILMYRSNVPKLSEFTLSRVDDTFAERALEADGGFLVAGENYGQGSSREHAALCPMYLGIEGVLAQSFARIHRANLFNFGIVPLTIDEETYESIDQGDEIEIVDDVYDAVTSGQEEFTVRVGDEEFTATLDASERERDILAAGGKLAWTKEQAEGSGAAPADD from the coding sequence ATGGGACAGACTCTTACCGAAAAGGTTCTCGACGACCACCTCGTCGAGGGCGAACTCGAGACCGGCGAGGAGATCGGGATCGAGATCGACCAGGTACTCACCCAGGACACGACAGGCACGATGGTCTGGCTCCAGTTCGAGGCGATGGGGCTGGACGAGGTCCAGACCGAAATCGCCGCCCAGTACTGCGACCACCAGACCTACCAGTTCGACTTCAAGAACACCGACGACCACCGTTTCCTGCGTTCTGCGGCCGGCAAATACGGCGCTCACTTCTCTCGCCCCGGTAACGGTATCTGTCACAACGTCCACCGCGAGAACTTCGCGGCCCCCGGCAAGACGCTGCTGGGTTCGGACTCTCACACCCCGACCCCCGGCGGCCTCGGCCAGCTCGCGATCGGTGCCGGCGGGATCGACGTCACCGTCGCGATGGGTGGCGCACCCTACTACATCGAGATGCCCGAGATCGTCAACGTCCGACTCGAGGGCGAACTCCCCGAGTGGGCCACCGCGAAGGACATCATCCTCGAGATGCTGCGACGTCTCTCCGTGAAGGGCGGCGTCGGCAAGATCCTCGAGTACACCGGGCCCGGCGTCGAGACGCTCACCGCGCCCGAGCGGATGACCATTACCAACATGGGCACGGAACTCGGCGCGACCACGTCGATCTTCCCGACCGACGAGCAGACCCAGGACTACCTGGAACGCGTCGGCCGCGGCGACGAGTACGTCGAACTCCAGCCCGACGAGGACGCCGAGTACGACGACGAGATCGTCGTCGACCTCTCGGATCTCGAACCGCTGATCGCCCAGCCGTCGATGCCGGACAACGTCGTCCCCGTCAGCGAGGCGGCCGGCCAGTCCGTCGAGCAGGTCATCGTCGGCTCCTGTACCAACGGCGGCTACGAGGACATCCTCCCCGTCGCGAAGATGCTCGAGGGCCGCGAAGTCTCGATGGAGACCGAGACGATCGTCGCCCCCGGATCCAAACAGGCCTCCGAGATGCTCGCCCGCGAGGGGTGGGTCGCGGAGATGATGGCCGCCGGCGTCAACTTCTCCGAGGCCACCTGCGGTGCGTGTATCGGGATCGGTCACGTGCCGTCCTCCGACTCCGTCTCGCTGCGGACCTTCAACCGCAACTTCGAGGGTCGCTCCGGCATCGAGGACGACAACGTCTACCTCTGTTCGCCGGAGGTCGCGGCCGCCGCCGCGATCAAGGGCGAAATCGTCGATCCGCGGGACCTGGCGGACGAACTCGGCGACCTCGAGGCCCCCGGCGTCGAACTCCCCGACGAGTACACCGGCTCCAAGACCGACCTCATCAGCCCCGACGAGGCCGTCGACGACGAACTCATCAAGGGCCCGAACATCGGTGACGTCCCGCTGAAGGATCAGTTGGGCTCCGACATCGAAGGCGAGGCGCTGCTCAAGATGGAGGACAACATCACGACCGACCACATCATCCCTGCGACCCAGGACATCCTGATGTACCGGTCGAACGTCCCCAAACTGAGCGAGTTCACGCTCTCGCGCGTCGACGACACCTTCGCCGAGCGCGCGCTCGAGGCCGACGGCGGCTTCCTCGTCGCCGGCGAGAACTACGGGCAGGGCTCCTCGCGCGAACACGCCGCCCTCTGTCCGATGTACCTCGGCATCGAGGGCGTCCTCGCACAGAGCTTCGCGCGCATCCACCGCGCGAACCTCTTCAACTTCGGCATCGTCCCGCTGACGATCGACGAGGAGACCTACGAGTCGATCGACCAGGGCGACGAGATCGAGATCGTCGACGACGTCTACGACGCCGTCACCTCCGGCCAGGAGGAGTTCACGGTCCGCGTCGGCGACGAGGAGTTCACCGCGACGCTCGACGCCTCCGAGCGCGAACGCGACATCCTCGCCGCCGGTGGCAAACTCGCCTGGACGAAAGAACAGGCCGAGGGAAGCGGCGCCGCACCCGCCGACGACTGA